In a single window of the Pongo abelii isolate AG06213 chromosome 1, NHGRI_mPonAbe1-v2.0_pri, whole genome shotgun sequence genome:
- the RTCA gene encoding RNA 3'-terminal phosphate cyclase (The RefSeq protein has 7 substitutions compared to this genomic sequence) — protein MAGPRVEVDGSIMEGGGQILRVSTALSCLLGLPLRVQKIRAGRSTPGLRPQHLSGLEMIRDLCDGQLEGAEIGSTEITFTPEKIKGGIHTADTKTAGSVCLLMQVSMPCVLFAASPSKLHLKGGTNAEMAPQIDYTVMVFKPIVEKFGFVFNCDIKTRGYYPKGGGEVIVRMSPVKQLDPVNLTDRGCVTKIYGRAFVTGVLPFKVAKDMAAAAARCIRKEIRDSYVNIQPVQEPKDQAFGNGNGIIIIAETSTGCLFAGSSLGKRGVNADKVGIGAAEMLLANLRHGGTVDEYLQDQLIVFMALANGVSRIKTGPVTLHTQTAIHFAEQIAKAKFIVKKSEDEEDAAKGTYIIECQGIGMTNPNL, from the exons ATGGCGGGGCCGCGGGTGGAGGTCGATGGCAGCATCATGGAAGGG GGCGGCCAGATCCTGAGAGTCTCTACGGCCTTGAGCTGTCTCCTAGGCCTTCCCTTGCGGGTGCAGAAGATCCGAGCCGGCCGGAGCACGCCAGGCCTGAG GCCTCAACATTTATCTGGACTGGAAATGATTCGAGATTTGTGTGATGGGCAACTGGAGGGGGCAGAAATTGGCTCAACAGAAATAACCTTTACACCAGAGAAGATCAAAGGTGGAATCCACACAGCAGATACCAAGACAGCAGG GAGTGTGTGCCTCTTGATGCAGGTCTCAATGCCATGTGTTCTCTTTGCTGCTTCTCCATCAGAACTTCATTTGAAAGGTGGAACTAATGCCGAAATGGCACCACAGATCGATTATACAGTGATG gTCTTCAAGCCAATTGTTGAAAAATTTGGTTTCGTATTTAATTGTGACATTAAAACAAG GGGATATTACCCAAAAGGGGGTGGTGAAGTGATTGTTCGAATGTCACCAGTTAAACAATTGAACCCTGTAAATTTAACTGACCGTGGCTGTGTGACTAAGATTTATGGAAGAGCTTTCGTTGCTGGTGTTTTGCCATTTAAA GTAGCAAAAGATATGGCAGCGGCAGCAGTTAGATGCATCAGAAAGGAGATCCGGGATTTGTATGTTAACATCCAGCCTGTTCAAGAACCTAAAGACCAAGCATTTGGCAATGGAAATGGAATAAT AATTATTGCTGAGACCTCCACTGGCTGTTTGTTTGCTGGATCATCGCTTGGTAAACGAG GTGTAAATGCAGACAAAGTTGGAATTGAAGCTGCCGAAATGCTATTAGCAAATCTTAGACATGGTGGTACTGTGGATGAGTATCTGCAAGACCAG ctgaTTGTTTTCATGGCATTAGCCAATGGAGTTTCCAGAATAAAAACAGGACCAGTTACACTCCATACGCAAACCGCGATACATTTTGCTGAACAAATAGCAAAG GCTAAATTTATTGTGAAGAAATCAGAAGATGAAGAAGACGCTGCTAAAGATACTTATATTATTGAATGCCAAGGAATTGGGATGACAAATCCAAATCTATAG
- the RTCA gene encoding RNA 3'-terminal phosphate cyclase isoform X2 has product MIRDLCDGQLEGAEIGSTEITFTPEKIKGGIHTADTKTAGSVCLLMQVSMPCVLFAASPSELHLKGGTNAEMAPQIDYTVMVFKPIVEKFGFVFNCDIKTRGYYPKGGGEVIVRMSPVKQLNPVNLTDRGCVTKIYGRAFVAGVLPFKVAKDMAAAAVRCIRKEIRDLYVNIQPVQEPKDQAFGNGNGIIIIAETSTGCLFAGSSLGKRGVNADKVGIEAAEMLLANLRHGGTVDEYLQDQLIVFMALANGVSRIKTGPVTLHTQTAIHFAEQIAKAKFIVKKSEDEEDAAKDTYIIECQGIGMTNPNL; this is encoded by the exons ATGATTCGAGATTTGTGTGATGGGCAACTGGAGGGGGCAGAAATTGGCTCAACAGAAATAACCTTTACACCAGAGAAGATCAAAGGTGGAATCCACACAGCAGATACCAAGACAGCAGG GAGTGTGTGCCTCTTGATGCAGGTCTCAATGCCATGTGTTCTCTTTGCTGCTTCTCCATCAGAACTTCATTTGAAAGGTGGAACTAATGCCGAAATGGCACCACAGATCGATTATACAGTGATG gTCTTCAAGCCAATTGTTGAAAAATTTGGTTTCGTATTTAATTGTGACATTAAAACAAG GGGATATTACCCAAAAGGGGGTGGTGAAGTGATTGTTCGAATGTCACCAGTTAAACAATTGAACCCTGTAAATTTAACTGACCGTGGCTGTGTGACTAAGATTTATGGAAGAGCTTTCGTTGCTGGTGTTTTGCCATTTAAA GTAGCAAAAGATATGGCAGCGGCAGCAGTTAGATGCATCAGAAAGGAGATCCGGGATTTGTATGTTAACATCCAGCCTGTTCAAGAACCTAAAGACCAAGCATTTGGCAATGGAAATGGAATAAT AATTATTGCTGAGACCTCCACTGGCTGTTTGTTTGCTGGATCATCGCTTGGTAAACGAG GTGTAAATGCAGACAAAGTTGGAATTGAAGCTGCCGAAATGCTATTAGCAAATCTTAGACATGGTGGTACTGTGGATGAGTATCTGCAAGACCAG ctgaTTGTTTTCATGGCATTAGCCAATGGAGTTTCCAGAATAAAAACAGGACCAGTTACACTCCATACGCAAACCGCGATACATTTTGCTGAACAAATAGCAAAG GCTAAATTTATTGTGAAGAAATCAGAAGATGAAGAAGACGCTGCTAAAGATACTTATATTATTGAATGCCAAGGAATTGGGATGACAAATCCAAATCTATAG
- the RTCA gene encoding RNA 3'-terminal phosphate cyclase isoform X1, with product MAGPRVEVDGSIMEGGGQILRVSTALSCLLGLPLRVQKIRAGRSTPGLRPQHLSGLEMIRDLCDGQLEGAEIGSTEITFTPEKIKGGIHTADTKTAGSVCLLMQVSMPCVLFAASPSELHLKGGTNAEMAPQIDYTVMVFKPIVEKFGFVFNCDIKTRGYYPKGGGEVIVRMSPVKQLNPVNLTDRGCVTKIYGRAFVAGVLPFKVAKDMAAAAVRCIRKEIRDLYVNIQPVQEPKDQAFGNGNGIIIIAETSTGCLFAGSSLGKRGRVLLCHPGWSTVAQSQLTATSTSQVQVILLPQPPEQLGLQACTTMPR from the exons ATGGCGGGGCCGCGGGTGGAGGTCGATGGCAGCATCATGGAAGGG GGCGGCCAGATCCTGAGAGTCTCTACGGCCTTGAGCTGTCTCCTAGGCCTTCCCTTGCGGGTGCAGAAGATCCGAGCCGGCCGGAGCACGCCAGGCCTGAG GCCTCAACATTTATCTGGACTGGAAATGATTCGAGATTTGTGTGATGGGCAACTGGAGGGGGCAGAAATTGGCTCAACAGAAATAACCTTTACACCAGAGAAGATCAAAGGTGGAATCCACACAGCAGATACCAAGACAGCAGG GAGTGTGTGCCTCTTGATGCAGGTCTCAATGCCATGTGTTCTCTTTGCTGCTTCTCCATCAGAACTTCATTTGAAAGGTGGAACTAATGCCGAAATGGCACCACAGATCGATTATACAGTGATG gTCTTCAAGCCAATTGTTGAAAAATTTGGTTTCGTATTTAATTGTGACATTAAAACAAG GGGATATTACCCAAAAGGGGGTGGTGAAGTGATTGTTCGAATGTCACCAGTTAAACAATTGAACCCTGTAAATTTAACTGACCGTGGCTGTGTGACTAAGATTTATGGAAGAGCTTTCGTTGCTGGTGTTTTGCCATTTAAA GTAGCAAAAGATATGGCAGCGGCAGCAGTTAGATGCATCAGAAAGGAGATCCGGGATTTGTATGTTAACATCCAGCCTGTTCAAGAACCTAAAGACCAAGCATTTGGCAATGGAAATGGAATAAT AATTATTGCTGAGACCTCCACTGGCTGTTTGTTTGCTGGATCATCGCTTGGTAAACGAG gcagagtcttgctctgtcacccaggatggagtacagtggcacaatctcagctcactgcaacctccacctcccaggttcaagtgattctcttgcctcagcctcctgagcagctgggattacaggcatgcaccaccatgcccagataa